A window from Drosophila yakuba strain Tai18E2 chromosome 3L, Prin_Dyak_Tai18E2_2.1, whole genome shotgun sequence encodes these proteins:
- the LOC6534774 gene encoding uncharacterized protein LOC6534774, which produces MVLTNFECWAHGDPSSSAATFETGAVRPSMDPFNPRAVTFMTDANNNSDGNHLVGQPMAAVIPQEVLRCKKRLNPAHNPVGDLDTDQPVYTKRCRYDESDLAAQYCNDFFSLPATQIIGTQASLMDYEMQATGGMMMESETSFPAQQHQQPHPQQQHHQRIHQHYQESAEQRVPPLQQKARKSKDPIGKIKLKPIGSEAEADLYIATHGGSLHHFRGLGGSELEESDI; this is translated from the exons ATGGTTTTGACGAATTTCGAGTGCTGGGCACATGGTGATCCGTCGTCGTCGGCCGCCACTTTCGAAACCGGAGCGGTGCGTCCTTCGATGGATCCGTTCAATCCACGTGCCGTCACCTTTATGACCGACGCCAACAACAATAGCGATGGCAATCATCTTGTGGGACAACCGATGGCGGCCGTCATTCCCCAGGAAGTCCTGCGCTGCAAGAAGCGTCTAAACCCCGCTCATAATCCTGTCGGGGATCTGGACACGGACCAACCGGTGTACACCAAGAGATGTCGCTACGACGAGTCCGACTTGGCTGCCCAGTACTGCAATG ATTTCTTTTCGTTGCCTGCCACACAAATAATTGGAACGCAGGCCTCTCTGATGGATTACGAGATGCAGGCCACCGGCGGCATGATGATGGAATCGGAGACGAGTTTTCCAgcacagcaacatcaacagccacatccacagcagcagcaccatcaaCGCATTCATCAGCATTATCAAG AATCCGCAGAGCAACGAGTGCCGCCCTTGCAGCAAAAGGCAAGAAAATCTAAAGATCCTATtggcaaaatcaaattaaagccGATAGGCAGCGAAGCCGAAGCGGACTTGTATATAGCCACACACGGCGGTAGTTTGCATCACTTTCGTGGGCTCGGCGGCTCGGAGCTAGAGGAGTCTGATATATGA
- the LOC26534730 gene encoding uncharacterized protein LOC26534730 isoform X6 produces MLLFLVFLASRPCLGYYDIIKSEVLTAHNEHRRTWTVPEFIESEELSQEAREYAIV; encoded by the exons atgctGCTCTTTCTGGTTTTCCTTGCTTCCAGA CCTTGCTTGGGATATTATGATATCATCAAGAGTGAAGTGCTCACCGCCCACAACGAACACCGTAGGACTTGGACAGTTCCAGAGTTCATCGAATCGGAGGAACTCTCCCAGGAGGCTCGCGAGTATGCAATTGTATga
- the LOC6534775 gene encoding L-threonine 3-dehydrogenase, mitochondrial, which translates to MFRKCLASLALAPAPTSIPIPIPRIAPIASQLLQPRAFHQVPRESRPPKILITGGLGQLGIECAKLLRTQYGSHNVILSDIIKPSQSVLENGPYIFADILDFKGLQKIVVDHRIDWLIHFSALLSAVGEQNVPLAVRVNIEGVHNVIELAKQYKLRIFVPSTIGAFGPDSPRNPTPNITIQRPRTIYGVSKVHAELIGEYYYHKFGLDFRCLRFPGVISSDPPGGGTTDYAVAVFHEALRHGKYTCYLRPDTRLPMMYIEDCLRALLEFMRAPNEQLKRRVYNVTAMSFTPEELFAQLGKHVPNLHVTYKPDSRQLIADAWPQVFDDSDARRDWHWQHKYDLVNLVDFMIKDVQDNYINVQPEQQTLQI; encoded by the exons ATGTTTCGCAAATGCCTCGCCAGCCTGGCTTTGGCCCCAGCTCCCActtcgattccgattccgattcccagGATAGCCCCGATCGCTAGCCAGCTCCTCCAGCCTCGTGCGTTTCACCAAGTTCCCCGCGAGAGCAGGCCACCCAAAATTCTCATCACAG GTGGCTTGGGCCAGTTGGGAATCGAATGCGCCAAACTTCTGCGGACGCAGTATGGTAGCCACAATGTGATTCTCTCGGACATTATAAAGCCCAGTCAGTCGGTTCTGGAGAATGGTCCCTACATTTTTGCCGACATCCTGGACTTTAAGGGCCTCCAGAAGATCGTTGTGGACCATCGTATCGACTGGCTGATCCACTTCTCGGCTCTGCTGAGTGCAGTGGGGGAACAGAATGTTCCACTGGCTGTGCG GGTCAACATCGAGGGTGTTCACAACGTCATCGAGCTGGCGAAGCAGTATAAGCTCCGCATCTTCGTGCCAAGCACAATCGGAGCTTTTGGTCCCGACAGTCCGCGCAATCCCACGCCCAATATTACG ATCCAACGGCCGCGCACCATTTACGGCGTTTCCAAGGTGCACGCTGAGCTAATTGGCGAATATTACTACCACAAGTTTGGACTGGACTTCAGATGCCTGCGCTTCCCTGGAGTGATTTCCAGTGATCCGCCGGGCGGAGGCACCACAG ACTACGCAGTGGCCGTTTTCCATGAAGCCCTGCGACATGGAAAGTACACCTGCTACCTGCGTCCTGACACAAGACTGCCCATGATGTATATTGAAGATTGTTTGCG AGCTCTCCTGGAGTTCATGCGTGCACCCAATGAGCAGCTGAAGCGCCGTGTCTACAACGTGACCGCCATGTCCTTCACTCCCGAGGAGCTGTTCGCCCAGCTGGGCAAGCACGTGCCCAATCTGCACGTGACTTACAAGCCGGACAGCCGCCAGTTGATCGCAGACGCCTGGCCGCAGGTGTTTGATGACTCTGATGCGCGGAGGGACTGGCACTGGCAGCACAAGTACGACCTGGTCAACCTGGTGGATTTCATGATCAAGGACGTGCAGGATAACTACATCAATGTGCAGCCAGAGCAGCAAACTCTGCAGATCTAA
- the LOC26534730 gene encoding uncharacterized protein LOC26534730 isoform X3, producing MLLFLVFLASRPCLGYYDIIKSEVLTAHNEHRRTWTVPEFIESEELSQEAREYAIHLSTLNIPDQILYEQARKQNIRVDHLAYPVSDSEFEMFSENICEFQKNVCVYYWATEGAVSYGIAKERRTEVEQSLADKFSAITWKTTTEIGVGWAPKDRSKKNGRKILVVRYSPAGNQPGEYENNIENPEFLEYFNMPAREEPDTAHSHNNSAKLSNGVVDVLVYILFFVLAKLECDFKCTGNSFLISG from the exons atgctGCTCTTTCTGGTTTTCCTTGCTTCCAGA CCTTGCTTGGGATATTATGATATCATCAAGAGTGAAGTGCTCACCGCCCACAACGAACACCGTAGGACTTGGACAGTTCCAGAGTTCATCGAATCGGAGGAACTCTCCCAGGAGGCTCGCGAGTATGCAATT CATCTGAGTACCTTGAATATACCAGATCAAATACTGTACGAGCAAGCTAGGAAACAAAATATTCGTGTGGATCACCTGGCTTATCCCGTATCGGATTCGGAGTTTGAAATGTTTTCAGAGAACATTTGCGAATTTCAAAAAAACGTGTGTGTTTATTATTGGGCTACTGAAGGAGCAGTTTCCTATGGCATTGCAAAGGAGCGTAGAACCGAAGTTGAACAATCATTGGCTGATAAATTCTCGGCCATCACGTGGAAAACAACGACAGAAATCGGTGTTGGATGGGCACCAAAAGATCGATC AAAAAAGAACGGACGAAAGATATTGGTTGTGCGGTACAGTCCAGCAGGAAACCAGCCCGGAGAGTACGAAAACAATATAGAAAACCCCGAATTCCTGGAATACTTTAACATGCCAGCAAGGGAGGAGCCTGATACAGCGCACAGTCACAACAATTCGGCTAAATTAAGTAATGGTGTAGTAGATGTGCtagtttatattttgtttttcgtcCTAGCCAAACTAGAATGTGACTTTAAGTGCACTGGTAATTCCTTTCTTATAAGCGGTTGA
- the LOC26534730 gene encoding uncharacterized protein LOC26534730 isoform X5 encodes MFSENICEFQKNVCVYYWATEGAVSYGIAKERRTEVEQSLADKFSAITWKTTTEIGVGWAPKDRSKKNGRKILVVRYSPAGNQPGEYENNIENPEFLEYFNMPAREEPDTAHSHNNSAKLSNGVVDVLVYILFFVLAKLECDFKCTGNSFLISG; translated from the exons ATGTTTTCAGAGAACATTTGCGAATTTCAAAAAAACGTGTGTGTTTATTATTGGGCTACTGAAGGAGCAGTTTCCTATGGCATTGCAAAGGAGCGTAGAACCGAAGTTGAACAATCATTGGCTGATAAATTCTCGGCCATCACGTGGAAAACAACGACAGAAATCGGTGTTGGATGGGCACCAAAAGATCGATC AAAAAAGAACGGACGAAAGATATTGGTTGTGCGGTACAGTCCAGCAGGAAACCAGCCCGGAGAGTACGAAAACAATATAGAAAACCCCGAATTCCTGGAATACTTTAACATGCCAGCAAGGGAGGAGCCTGATACAGCGCACAGTCACAACAATTCGGCTAAATTAAGTAATGGTGTAGTAGATGTGCtagtttatattttgtttttcgtcCTAGCCAAACTAGAATGTGACTTTAAGTGCACTGGTAATTCCTTTCTTATAAGCGGTTGA
- the LOC6534773 gene encoding vacuolar ATPase assembly integral membrane protein VMA21 homolog, with protein MSTKNKKAAGGNGGAPKQTRQQSHDSQDYSSFKTVLFYCMLIVFLPVLTFFVLKGFVLDQFLDISEVKVNIASAVGAVVALHVALGLYIYRAYFGAPGSKASKTD; from the exons ATGTCGACCAAGAACAAGAAGGCCGCCGGTGGCAATGGAGGGGCGCCGAAACAAACCCGCCAGCAGTCGCAC GACTCGCAAGACTACAGCTCCTTCAAAACAGTGCTCTTTTACTGCATGCTCATCGTTTTCCTGCCCGTGCTGACCTTCTTCGTGCTGAAGGGCTTCGTTTTGGATCAATTCCTCGACATTTCCGAAGTTAAAGTGAATATAGCATCCGCCGTGGGAGCGGTCGTTGCATTGCACGTCGCCCTGGGCCTCTATATTTACAGGGCCTACTTCGGCGCTCCCGGTTCCAAGGCCTCGAAGACGGACTAA
- the LOC6534771 gene encoding glutaminyl-peptide cyclotransferase isoform X1 yields the protein MRVLLRNYSLMEAVKRLLPRPRKKIYNLGACFELVDIPKKSYNPSELSESRFLEYSNLSDKLHLREAIDKILIPRIVGTKNHTIVREYIVQSLRDLDWDVEINSFHDHAPIKGKLHFHNIIATLNPNAERYLVLACHYDSKYMPEVEFLGATDSAVPCAMLLNLAQVLQEPLKELKKNKLSLMLLFFDGEEAFEEWGPKDSIYGARHLAKKWQHEGKLDRIDMLVLLDLLGAPDPAFYSFFENTESWYMRLQSVETRLARFQLLERYASSGVAQRDPTRYFQSQAMRSSFIEDDHIPFLRRNVPILHLIPVPFPSVWHTPDDNASVIDYATTDNLSLIIRLFALEYLGGAEAK from the exons ATGCGTGTGCTACTAAGAAATTATTCCCTGATGGAGGCCGTCAAGAGATTGCTGCCGAGACCCCGCAAAAAAATCTACAACCTAGGCGCTTGCTTCGAACTGGTGGATATTCCTAAG AAATCCTACAATCCCAGCGAGCTCTCCGAGTCCCGTTTCCTGGAGTACAGCAATCTATCCGATAAACTTCACTTAAGGGAAGCCATTGACAAAATCCTTATACCCCGAATTGTGGGCACAAAAAATCATACCATCGTGCGGGAATACATCGTCCAGAGTTTGAGGGATCTAGACTGGGATGTGGAAATAAATAGCTTCCATGATCACGCTCCCATCAAAggcaaattgcatttccacAACATCATCGCCACCCTAAATCCAAATGCTGAGAGATATCTGGTTCTGGCCTGCCATTATGATAGCAAGTACATGCCTGAAGTGGAGTTCCTGGGGGCCACTGACTCAGCAGTGCCTTGTGCCATGCTGCTCAACTTGGCCCAGGTGCTCCAGGAGCCACTTAAAGAGCTCAAGAAGAACAAACTGAGTTTAATGCTCCTGTTCTTCGATGGCGAAGAGGCTTTCGAGGAGTGGGGACCCAAGGATTCTATCTATGGAGCGCGACACCTGGCCAAAAAATGGCAACATGAAGGAAAACTGGATAGAATAGATATGCTGGTGCTCCTGGATCTGTTGGGAGCCCCCGATCCAGCATTCTACAGTTTCTTCGAAAACACCGAATCCTGGTACATGCGTCTCCAGTCCGTGGAGACACGTCTTGCAAGGTTTCAGCTCCTAGAGCGCTATGCCAGCAGTGGGGTTGCCCAGCGCGACCCCACCCGCTATTTTCAGTCGCAGGCCATGCGGTCTTCTTTCATCGAGGACGATCACATACCCTTCCTGCGGAGAAATGTGCCGATCTTGCACCTTATTCCGGTGCCCTTTCCCAGTGTCTGGCATACGCCCGACGATAACGCCAGCGTGATTGATTATGCGACGACGGACAACCTGTCGCTGATTATACGGCTCTTCGCTTTGGAGTATCTGGGCGGAGCCGAGGCCAAGTAG
- the LOC6534776 gene encoding lipase 3 — protein MNPIFSVLLFSLVAGLALAEKSDYCLSEIVRSDERIRSHGYPTETHEVTTEDGYVLTLFRIPYSHKLKNQNEKRPPILLQHGLFSNSDCFLCSGPDNSLAYLLADAGYDVWLGNARGNIYSRNNVLISLNSHKFWHFDWHEIGTIDIPAMIDYILADTGYDQIHYAGHSQGTTVYLVMLSERPEYNALIKSGHMLAPCAFFEHGTSFIFNALGPLVGTPGGIWNQLLVDTELIPHNNLVNRLVDNSCHLSNSICNNAFIMFANGGYVNANASSMSVLIETHPAGSSSNQGIHYLQLWKSLKFRQYDWGTKKNNELYGQDLPPDYDLRKITAPTHLYSSNNDALCGPEDVKTLVANFPHLKEDYHVPVQSFNHLDFIIARNMKELVNDPVIERINSYEGR, from the exons ATGAATCCAATATTCTCCGTGCTACTGTTCAGTTTGGTGGCGGGTCTAGCCCTTGCCGAGAAGTCGGACTATTGTCTGAGCGAGATTGTCAGGTCGGACGAGAGGATCCGTTCACACGGATATCCCACAGAGACGCACGAGGTGACCACCGAGGATGGCTATGTGCTGACCCTGTTCCGCATCCCGTACTCCCACAAGCTGAAGAACCAGAACGAGAAGCGACCTCCCATTCTGCTGCAGCACGGATTGTTCAGTAACTCCGACTGCTTTCTGTGCTCCGGACCGGATAACTCCCTGGCCTACCTTCTCGCGGATGCCGGATACGATGTTTGGCTGGGCAATGCCCGTGGCAATATCTACTCGCGGAACAACGTTCTCATCTCGCTGAACAGCCACAAGTTCTGGCACTTCGACTGGCATGAGATCGGTACCATCGACATTCCCGCCATGATCGACTACATCCTGGCGGACACTGGCTACGATCAGATACACTACGCCGGACACTCGCAAGGAACCACCGTGTACCTAGTGATGCTCTCCGAGCGACCGGAGTATAATGCCCTCATAAAGTCCGGACATATGCTGGCTCCATGTGCCTTCTTCGAGCACGGAACCTCCTTCATTTTCAATGCCCTGGGTCCCTTGGTGGGCACACCCGGTGGCATCTGGAACCAACTGCTGGTGGACACCGAATTGATCCCGCACAACAACCTGGTTAACCGATTGGTCGACAACAGTTGCCATCTGTCCAACTCGATCTGCAACAACGCCTTCATTATGTTCGCTAATGGCGGATACGTTAATGCCAATGCG AGCTCCATGAGCGTCCTAATCGAGACCCATCCGGCTGGATCCTCCAGCAACCAGGGCATCCACTACCTGCAGCTGTGGAAGTCCCTCAAGTTCCGCCAGTACGATTGGGGCACCAAGAAGAACAACGAGCTGTACGGCCAGGACTTGCCTCCGGATTACGATCTCAGGAAGATCACCGCACCCACCCACTTGTACTCCAGCAACAACGATGCCCTTTGCGGACCCGAAGATGTTAAGACCCTAGTGGCGAACTTCCCGCACCTGAAGGAGGACTATCATGTGCCCGTCCAGAGCTTCAACCACTTGGACTTCATCATCGCCAGGAACATGAAGGAGCTGGTCAACGATCCGGTCATCGAACGCATTAACTCCTACGAAGGTCGCTAG
- the LOC6534771 gene encoding glutaminyl-peptide cyclotransferase isoform X2 — MLHRNARMWTLCVQTALIATLVRESTSLKDNLVGRTQKSYNPSELSESRFLEYSNLSDKLHLREAIDKILIPRIVGTKNHTIVREYIVQSLRDLDWDVEINSFHDHAPIKGKLHFHNIIATLNPNAERYLVLACHYDSKYMPEVEFLGATDSAVPCAMLLNLAQVLQEPLKELKKNKLSLMLLFFDGEEAFEEWGPKDSIYGARHLAKKWQHEGKLDRIDMLVLLDLLGAPDPAFYSFFENTESWYMRLQSVETRLARFQLLERYASSGVAQRDPTRYFQSQAMRSSFIEDDHIPFLRRNVPILHLIPVPFPSVWHTPDDNASVIDYATTDNLSLIIRLFALEYLGGAEAK; from the exons ATGCTACATCGAAACGCTAGAATGTGGACGCTGTGCGTGCAGACGGCTTTGATAGCCACCTTGGTGAGGGAATCCACTTCCCTAAAGGATAATCTCGTGGGAAGAACACAG AAATCCTACAATCCCAGCGAGCTCTCCGAGTCCCGTTTCCTGGAGTACAGCAATCTATCCGATAAACTTCACTTAAGGGAAGCCATTGACAAAATCCTTATACCCCGAATTGTGGGCACAAAAAATCATACCATCGTGCGGGAATACATCGTCCAGAGTTTGAGGGATCTAGACTGGGATGTGGAAATAAATAGCTTCCATGATCACGCTCCCATCAAAggcaaattgcatttccacAACATCATCGCCACCCTAAATCCAAATGCTGAGAGATATCTGGTTCTGGCCTGCCATTATGATAGCAAGTACATGCCTGAAGTGGAGTTCCTGGGGGCCACTGACTCAGCAGTGCCTTGTGCCATGCTGCTCAACTTGGCCCAGGTGCTCCAGGAGCCACTTAAAGAGCTCAAGAAGAACAAACTGAGTTTAATGCTCCTGTTCTTCGATGGCGAAGAGGCTTTCGAGGAGTGGGGACCCAAGGATTCTATCTATGGAGCGCGACACCTGGCCAAAAAATGGCAACATGAAGGAAAACTGGATAGAATAGATATGCTGGTGCTCCTGGATCTGTTGGGAGCCCCCGATCCAGCATTCTACAGTTTCTTCGAAAACACCGAATCCTGGTACATGCGTCTCCAGTCCGTGGAGACACGTCTTGCAAGGTTTCAGCTCCTAGAGCGCTATGCCAGCAGTGGGGTTGCCCAGCGCGACCCCACCCGCTATTTTCAGTCGCAGGCCATGCGGTCTTCTTTCATCGAGGACGATCACATACCCTTCCTGCGGAGAAATGTGCCGATCTTGCACCTTATTCCGGTGCCCTTTCCCAGTGTCTGGCATACGCCCGACGATAACGCCAGCGTGATTGATTATGCGACGACGGACAACCTGTCGCTGATTATACGGCTCTTCGCTTTGGAGTATCTGGGCGGAGCCGAGGCCAAGTAG
- the LOC26534730 gene encoding uncharacterized protein LOC26534730 isoform X2: protein MLCTYCFSFSFLFWKNKVDSLENLVNIPCLGYYDIIKSEVLTAHNEHRRTWTVPEFIESEELSQEAREYAIHLSTLNIPDQILYEQARKQNIRVDHLAYPVSDSEFEMFSENICEFQKNVCVYYWATEGAVSYGIAKERRTEVEQSLADKFSAITWKTTTEIGVGWAPKDRSKKNGRKILVVRYSPAGNQPGEYENNIENPEFLEYFNMPAREEPDTAHSHNNSAKLSNGVVDVLVYILFFVLAKLECDFKCTGNSFLISG from the exons AT GCTGTGCACCtattgcttttctttttcttttctcttttggAAAAACAAAGTTGACAGTCTAGAAAATCTTgtcaatata CCTTGCTTGGGATATTATGATATCATCAAGAGTGAAGTGCTCACCGCCCACAACGAACACCGTAGGACTTGGACAGTTCCAGAGTTCATCGAATCGGAGGAACTCTCCCAGGAGGCTCGCGAGTATGCAATT CATCTGAGTACCTTGAATATACCAGATCAAATACTGTACGAGCAAGCTAGGAAACAAAATATTCGTGTGGATCACCTGGCTTATCCCGTATCGGATTCGGAGTTTGAAATGTTTTCAGAGAACATTTGCGAATTTCAAAAAAACGTGTGTGTTTATTATTGGGCTACTGAAGGAGCAGTTTCCTATGGCATTGCAAAGGAGCGTAGAACCGAAGTTGAACAATCATTGGCTGATAAATTCTCGGCCATCACGTGGAAAACAACGACAGAAATCGGTGTTGGATGGGCACCAAAAGATCGATC AAAAAAGAACGGACGAAAGATATTGGTTGTGCGGTACAGTCCAGCAGGAAACCAGCCCGGAGAGTACGAAAACAATATAGAAAACCCCGAATTCCTGGAATACTTTAACATGCCAGCAAGGGAGGAGCCTGATACAGCGCACAGTCACAACAATTCGGCTAAATTAAGTAATGGTGTAGTAGATGTGCtagtttatattttgtttttcgtcCTAGCCAAACTAGAATGTGACTTTAAGTGCACTGGTAATTCCTTTCTTATAAGCGGTTGA
- the LOC26534730 gene encoding uncharacterized protein LOC26534730 isoform X1, translating to MYICEISTQVLYIYAHTYAALSGFPCFQSNLKYKKKKYIRINPLCYFYQPCLGYYDIIKSEVLTAHNEHRRTWTVPEFIESEELSQEAREYAIHLSTLNIPDQILYEQARKQNIRVDHLAYPVSDSEFEMFSENICEFQKNVCVYYWATEGAVSYGIAKERRTEVEQSLADKFSAITWKTTTEIGVGWAPKDRSKKNGRKILVVRYSPAGNQPGEYENNIENPEFLEYFNMPAREEPDTAHSHNNSAKLSNGVVDVLVYILFFVLAKLECDFKCTGNSFLISG from the exons atgtatatttgtgaAATAAGCACCCAAGTATTATACATATacgcacatacatatgctGCTCTTTCTGGTTTTCCTTGCTTCCAGAGtaacttaaaatataaaaaaaagaaatatataagaaTAAATCCTTTATGTTACTTCTACCAGCCTTGCTTGGGATATTATGATATCATCAAGAGTGAAGTGCTCACCGCCCACAACGAACACCGTAGGACTTGGACAGTTCCAGAGTTCATCGAATCGGAGGAACTCTCCCAGGAGGCTCGCGAGTATGCAATT CATCTGAGTACCTTGAATATACCAGATCAAATACTGTACGAGCAAGCTAGGAAACAAAATATTCGTGTGGATCACCTGGCTTATCCCGTATCGGATTCGGAGTTTGAAATGTTTTCAGAGAACATTTGCGAATTTCAAAAAAACGTGTGTGTTTATTATTGGGCTACTGAAGGAGCAGTTTCCTATGGCATTGCAAAGGAGCGTAGAACCGAAGTTGAACAATCATTGGCTGATAAATTCTCGGCCATCACGTGGAAAACAACGACAGAAATCGGTGTTGGATGGGCACCAAAAGATCGATC AAAAAAGAACGGACGAAAGATATTGGTTGTGCGGTACAGTCCAGCAGGAAACCAGCCCGGAGAGTACGAAAACAATATAGAAAACCCCGAATTCCTGGAATACTTTAACATGCCAGCAAGGGAGGAGCCTGATACAGCGCACAGTCACAACAATTCGGCTAAATTAAGTAATGGTGTAGTAGATGTGCtagtttatattttgtttttcgtcCTAGCCAAACTAGAATGTGACTTTAAGTGCACTGGTAATTCCTTTCTTATAAGCGGTTGA
- the LOC26534730 gene encoding uncharacterized protein LOC26534730 isoform X4 — protein MDWLGENVPCLGYYDIIKSEVLTAHNEHRRTWTVPEFIESEELSQEAREYAIHLSTLNIPDQILYEQARKQNIRVDHLAYPVSDSEFEMFSENICEFQKNVCVYYWATEGAVSYGIAKERRTEVEQSLADKFSAITWKTTTEIGVGWAPKDRSKKNGRKILVVRYSPAGNQPGEYENNIENPEFLEYFNMPAREEPDTAHSHNNSAKLSNGVVDVLVYILFFVLAKLECDFKCTGNSFLISG, from the exons ATGGATTGGCTCGGGGAAAATGTA CCTTGCTTGGGATATTATGATATCATCAAGAGTGAAGTGCTCACCGCCCACAACGAACACCGTAGGACTTGGACAGTTCCAGAGTTCATCGAATCGGAGGAACTCTCCCAGGAGGCTCGCGAGTATGCAATT CATCTGAGTACCTTGAATATACCAGATCAAATACTGTACGAGCAAGCTAGGAAACAAAATATTCGTGTGGATCACCTGGCTTATCCCGTATCGGATTCGGAGTTTGAAATGTTTTCAGAGAACATTTGCGAATTTCAAAAAAACGTGTGTGTTTATTATTGGGCTACTGAAGGAGCAGTTTCCTATGGCATTGCAAAGGAGCGTAGAACCGAAGTTGAACAATCATTGGCTGATAAATTCTCGGCCATCACGTGGAAAACAACGACAGAAATCGGTGTTGGATGGGCACCAAAAGATCGATC AAAAAAGAACGGACGAAAGATATTGGTTGTGCGGTACAGTCCAGCAGGAAACCAGCCCGGAGAGTACGAAAACAATATAGAAAACCCCGAATTCCTGGAATACTTTAACATGCCAGCAAGGGAGGAGCCTGATACAGCGCACAGTCACAACAATTCGGCTAAATTAAGTAATGGTGTAGTAGATGTGCtagtttatattttgtttttcgtcCTAGCCAAACTAGAATGTGACTTTAAGTGCACTGGTAATTCCTTTCTTATAAGCGGTTGA